aaaaaactttcaaaaacggaggaagtagctCTTAATTAATTTACCAAATTGAGCTTTAACTTTGCAAACTACATTAGAATAAGATTTGAAAAAGTGTCCAAGCAAACAAAGGTGCAAACACAAGAAGAAACAAAGTACACAACAACTAGCAAACTTTTATATCTTCAACGTCTTTTCTTTAAGAGtacaagtaaataaataaataaataaatatttatatgTATTCCTTTAATTTGTTCCTGAAAGCAGGCAAGCATGCCACCAACTTTATCTCTAATTCCCAGAAGATCAGTACAGTTGATGTTAGGACCAAACTtccaacacaaattcttatttacaatgggtgtacaataaatattgtacaccgaagtaaaagttaacacaaaatgcttaaaagttaagcttatatatgtaaaagttatctatttttaagtaataaattttttcattttagtaaaacttatttcttcaataatgtataaaatcaatcatttaacctttcaaaatatttatctattaaatATTTACATGTTAGCAAAATATCTATTTATCTatcaaaattaggttaaagttataaaaaaaagggttaaagttatcttggtgtacaataaatttattgtacaccttgtgcgcgcaagacctatTGAACTTCCAATGTTTGAACCACATTTAACTTTCTTTTCCATGTCATAATTCCCATTCTTAATCCAAATTGTGTGATTAATTAGTGATTGTTCAATTATTGAAGGATAAAGCATTAGAGtggttttgaataattaaggaTGTTATTCTAGTGAATAATCCGACTACGTGATAATTCGACTACATAATTAGACTAATATGtctattttaaaaatattggaaaaataaaaaaaagatgaCAGGTGAATAGTTAATAAAATCAAATAAGATTTGAATGAGAATTTGGACCATATCTCGACCCACCACCCACTTATCACGTGACTCTTCATATATTATCTTGTCTCAAATTAGAACAACGTTCAACTAAAATATTTTGCTAACATGTATAGCCAACTTTAGACTTAGaagtttttgaacttttcttcttttcttcttttctctttgAAATTGTCTCAtgatgttgaaaattgaaaatgcaCTTCTAGAATTTTGGTAGCCTGAGGCAATGTTTGAACGTGAATCAACAACGTTACATGAGTTTCTCTTACAAACTCTAATTAAGAGTCTCTCATTTCTCATCTAAGATCTATCTCTtaagttttctctctctttaagaGGCACCTAAGCAAAAAAAACCTAAGAGCCTCTCACTGTTGTTGCTCTTACAACACGGTTTTACCATTCACTATTTAGATTTTGAAtcacaattaaaataatttatactAGAAAACACTTCTATGTTACTTATCCCCATTAgagattttttcttttttaaatactccctccgtcctataCCTATAGTCTTGTTTGAATTAAAATACGGGTTGTAAGAAAAATTGAATATAGTGTACAGGTAATTGATTTGTATGGTAATATGAAAAGTACATGGAAAAGAAAATATAATACATGAGGAAATGGAATGTAGTACATAAGAAACTTTTGTTGTATTTTCAATGCATTTTAATTGATAGTACATAGGAAAGTGAGAAATTAATGGTCAAAATTCGAAATTTGACTATAATTTTAAGACCCATTTAGGAAAACAAGACTATAAGTATGGAATGGAGGGAGTGGTTTTTAGACCGTTTGGTTAAAAGATAATATTGGTATCACCAATAGCGTTCATGTCAGTCCAATCCAATGCAAGTGATTGACTAATCTGAACTATACTAGGTTGATTGAACAAGTCCTTTGTTCACTTTTGGTTGTCAATTTAATTTACAAGTAGAGGCAGTTGACAGTAGTAGAAACTAAATTAACAATGGTTATGTCCTCTGTTCCTTAGACTGTTGTTAGCCTCATCAAGACAGTAACAAAACCTTCGACAAAACAGCTATAATGCAGGAAGAAATTACAAACAATTCTTAACAATTCTTTCTATTCATTCCACAATTTCAATTCCAATGTTTAGAAGCAACAAAAGATGATAGATACATCAGGAATTTGTATTTCATAAACCAATAGATAAACATGTACAATCTACCAAAATAATTAGaggttaataaataaataaaactaagcTACACATTTTGTAACAGGCTAAAGAATACCCCTGAAATGGTAGCGCCCCCGAAGAACCAAAAGatttgcacaaaaatcagcTTTGAATCATCTTCCAACAGCTGCATATTTTCGTACACCCAACACTTCCTTGTGTTGTGCGAATGTGTGAACCATAAATCTACAACTTAAACTGATGTTCCAAAATATTGCCAACCCAATTCATAGCCCCCGGATAATAATAAGCAAAGTGGAGCCACGAAAAGAGGAGGAAAACAAGTTAAGTTCTTCATCCTTTTGTTCTCATGATTGTGATACTACCTTTTCCTCCTTGAGTGGGGATTTTGGTTTTACCAACAACAGGTTTCCCAGAAAAGGCTGAAGTAGGATATACAGGATCTTCCTTAACTTCCTTGGATTTCGATGGAGGTGGAGTAAGTATCCGCTGATTTATATCTTTAAGAGTCACATCTCCACGAACTCCAGAGGGTTTAATGAAATCAAATGGATAGGCGACAGATGAAGCAAGTTTTGCCGGTGCTCGCATAACAGATTTCCTACCTGAGTTTCATAAACAAGCCaatgatttcttttcttttttaatataaaGATCAGACCAAGTATTCGGTATTTACCTAAGATTTGAGTCAATAATAATATGCAAAGTGAAGGAGAAGATAATACAAAGTACCTTTGAAAGTAACATTTCGAGAACTTCTAACATGTCGTTGAGACATACAGGGTACTGAATCAGGTGTGAAATTGCAAACCTCTAGAAACGCAAAATCGGAATTAATACCGACATTCAAGTATAGAATGCATAAACATACATATTTCCTCCAAAACACTACACCAATTTGCATGAAACATACCGTTTGCACCCATTTGAATATCAGATGATACTGCTGCATTCCTGCAATTCGATGGAATCCATTCAAGCACACTGAGCAACAAAATGaattgagaaaataaaaattaatttgaCAAACCAAGTGCATTACTTACCCATCATCAGAGCTAATATTCATGTCGGTGTCAATAAGGCAATCAGCAAGCCAGGCTTCAGATTGAGCCAAATCCTCAAAACACAAATCCTCTGTGATATACATTGTCAAACGTAAGATGCCTCAAAACAAATGATGGAACTCTTTTCAAATCCCATGACTAAAGGAGCAAACCTTGCAAACAAGCTTCCCATTGTGAGATTTCAGGTAGTATATCAATGTCATCAAAAGAATCAATCCTTTCCTGTCCAGAAATAGAACACTAATTAATTTGATATTCACAGTTATGTATAAGCTTCATCTCAaccaaaaaacaagaaaaacacTCAGATGCTATAAAAACAGCCAAAGCTTGCTAGAGATACTAAAGCTCAAGTTTTAATGGAACGTATGATTCATGAAGGCGAAGAATTTGATAAATTGTGAATCTTTGGCAAGTAATATGTAACTTAATATGTATTTACGAAAATAAATTCCTATTTGGACTAACCCAAATCATTGTTTTGTAGCAGCATTACATAAAAATAAGTAGAAATCCGACAATTAAAGAacaatcatactttaataacttccAAAATCGGTCACTAGACATGATTGAAGAATCAACCTTAGATTTGAGAAATGAGGATGAGATATCATCAGCAGTATTATCAAAGTCCAGCACACGCCGCCGCTTTACTTGAGAATTGTACTCCTTACACTCTTCAGGAGTCTTGTTCATTACCTCTGAAATTTACAATTATAATTAATCAAACAGGCACTAATAAGAGTAATAACAAACACAATGCTGTCCACTTGAAGGAAAAAACTCATTCATTTGGAGGAAAGAGGTTTCACCAGAATTATCAAATTGGTAAGCCAAGTCACCACAAGCCTTAATCGGAGTTGATTCCTCAAACATGTAGGAGATATCTTCTTGATTTTGGGATACACTCACACCATTCAACATACATTTGGTCTTAGCTATATCTGTCACAAAGACATGATTCATTAT
This Spinacia oleracea cultivar Varoflay chromosome 6, BTI_SOV_V1, whole genome shotgun sequence DNA region includes the following protein-coding sequences:
- the LOC110801061 gene encoding protein XRI1 isoform X1; this encodes MDFHNDKESWKWPGEEYLLKKDPIRDIAKTKCMLNGVSVSQNQEDISYMFEESTPIKACGDLAYQFDNSEVMNKTPEECKEYNSQVKRRRVLDFDNTADDISSSFLKSKERIDSFDDIDILPEISQWEACLQEDLCFEDLAQSEAWLADCLIDTDMNISSDDGNAAVSSDIQMGANEVCNFTPDSVPCMSQRHVRSSRNVTFKGRKSVMRAPAKLASSVAYPFDFIKPSGVRGDVTLKDINQRILTPPPSKSKEVKEDPVYPTSAFSGKPVVGKTKIPTQGGKGSITIMRTKG
- the LOC110801061 gene encoding protein XRI1 isoform X2 — its product is MLNGVSVSQNQEDISYMFEESTPIKACGDLAYQFDNSEVMNKTPEECKEYNSQVKRRRVLDFDNTADDISSSFLKSKERIDSFDDIDILPEISQWEACLQEDLCFEDLAQSEAWLADCLIDTDMNISSDDGNAAVSSDIQMGANEVCNFTPDSVPCMSQRHVRSSRNVTFKGRKSVMRAPAKLASSVAYPFDFIKPSGVRGDVTLKDINQRILTPPPSKSKEVKEDPVYPTSAFSGKPVVGKTKIPTQGGKGSITIMRTKG